The bacterium genome includes the window TGAGTGTAATCGCGGCCATTCAAAGGAAGATTCTCTATGCTTTCAGCACTCAAGGTTTCCCCAAGTTGCGACTTCGTTGCATCGATGAGCGGAGTGACACCTGTAACTTCAACGATCTCACCTGCAGCAGCGAGCCTCAGGTGGAAGTCCTGAATGATTTCTTTGCCGAGTGTCAGCTCAATTCCTTTCCGCACTTCCTTCGCAAAACCTGCAATCTCAACCGTCACTGTGTAGGTTCCAGGTGGAAGCAATGCAACGCGAAAGAAGCCGCCGGCCTCAGAAGTTGTTACGCGTGTGAAGTTAGTGGCTGCGTTTACGGCGGTGATCGTCACCCCGGGAATGGCCGCATCTTTGTCATCATAGACAGTGCCAATGATGTTCGCGGTTGTTTCCGCAGCATAAACTGTATGGCCAATTAAGAAAAAAAGGAAGGCAAAAAAAACAAGACGCAAGGTGAAATCTTTCATACAGCCCCTCCATGAGGTCAGTTGAAATCTTCTTGTATTTGAGTCTCGTGAAACAATGCCATTATACTTCATAGATGAGTTTTGAAACATCCTTCATATGGGTAAAACCCGATATCCTTTCTTTTGGAGAAAAGCCGGGCAAATGGAGGCCTGTGCATGAAGACCTTGAATTTCTGAAAACTTCAGGGGTCAGATCCATTCTTTCATTAGTTGAGGAAGAACCGCAGCTTGAAAACTATCACAACGCAGGTTTTGAGGCGCGTCATGTTCCTGTCGATGACTTTCAGGCGCCGACAATGGAGCAGATCGACGACTGCATGCAATACATTGCCTCGCACGGGCCGATTTACGTCCATTGTTATGCAGGATACGGGAGATCGGGAACGATTGTGGCGGCGTGGCTCATACGAAATGGAATGACGGCCATCGATGCGATTCGCACGATCCGGGGCTTACGCCCTGGAGCGATCGAAGTAGATGTTCAGTTTGATGCGCTGCTGGAATATGCCGCTACTTGTAACCACAGATAAACACAGATGAACAACGATAATAAACTTCAAATCTGTGTTTATCTGTGTTCATCTGTGGTTATTATTCCGCTTTCAGCCCTGCGCTTCCACCAGATCCTTTGCGATTGCAAGTTCCACCGGCGAGAAATCCGCCGGGACGTTTCTCTCGAAATTCATCGGCTCCAAAAGGTGAAATAGTTTGTGGCCAAGTACGCGAATACGGTCGGAGTGGTTGACACTCGTGGAATGTACGGTTTCTCCCTCTCTGAAAGTTGCTTCAAGG containing:
- a CDS encoding dual specificity protein phosphatase family protein, whose product is MSFETSFIWVKPDILSFGEKPGKWRPVHEDLEFLKTSGVRSILSLVEEEPQLENYHNAGFEARHVPVDDFQAPTMEQIDDCMQYIASHGPIYVHCYAGYGRSGTIVAAWLIRNGMTAIDAIRTIRGLRPGAIEVDVQFDALLEYAATCNHR